A DNA window from Thiobacillus denitrificans ATCC 25259 contains the following coding sequences:
- a CDS encoding SH3 domain-containing protein, with translation MRIPRPAPLFLGSLLLLGNPAANALDFRTTSRPALLYTAPSNTAGKVAIAGSGLPLEVVVDTENWAKVRDHSGRLAWIEKAALGGSRNVVVKAETSLVRTQPRPDAEVAFRVARGVLLGVTGEPDAYGWLPVKHADGMAGWLPLHEVWGR, from the coding sequence TTGCGAATACCGCGCCCCGCGCCGCTTTTCCTGGGCAGCCTGTTGCTGCTCGGCAACCCGGCCGCGAATGCCCTCGACTTTCGCACCACGAGCCGACCGGCGCTGCTGTACACCGCGCCGTCGAACACGGCCGGCAAGGTCGCGATCGCCGGCAGCGGGTTGCCACTCGAAGTCGTCGTCGACACCGAAAACTGGGCCAAGGTCCGCGATCACAGCGGGCGCCTCGCATGGATCGAGAAAGCGGCGCTGGGTGGCAGCAGAAACGTCGTCGTCAAGGCCGAGACGAGCCTTGTCCGCACGCAGCCGCGGCCCGACGCGGAAGTCGCGTTTCGCGTCGCGCGCGGCGTGCTGCTCGGGGTGACCGGCGAACCCGACGCCTACGGCTGGCTGCCCGTCAAGCACGCCGACGGCATGGCCGGTTGGCTGCCCTTGCACGAGGTCTGGGGTCGATGA
- a CDS encoding NAD(P)H-dependent glycerol-3-phosphate dehydrogenase produces MKLTVLGAGAWGTALAASWASQHAVTLWGRNARDVDTMRASRVNTHYLPGCPLPSSLALSADFDRALEAAELIVIAVPSSGLRATLAALARRPALPPILWVCKGFEPGTRRLPHQLVAELLPAGAETGVLSGPSFAQEVAHGYPTALTLASADIALAQRLAEALSGNRLRLYAHDDVVGVEIGGALKNVMAIAAGICDGLNFGHNARAALITRGLAEMTRLGVDSGGRFETFMGLSGLGDLILTTTGDLSRNRQVGLRVAKGQPLDRILDELGHVAEGVTTAREVAALAAERGVEMPIARMVCRILFEGLPASEAVDSLLNREIRSEF; encoded by the coding sequence ATGAAGCTCACCGTACTCGGCGCCGGCGCGTGGGGAACGGCGCTGGCCGCGAGCTGGGCGTCGCAGCATGCGGTGACGCTGTGGGGGCGCAATGCACGCGATGTCGACACGATGCGCGCCTCCCGCGTCAATACCCACTATCTGCCCGGCTGCCCACTTCCTTCGTCGCTCGCCCTGAGCGCCGATTTCGACCGCGCGCTCGAGGCGGCCGAACTCATCGTCATCGCCGTACCCAGCAGCGGCCTGCGCGCGACGCTCGCAGCGCTGGCCCGCCGGCCCGCGCTGCCGCCCATCCTCTGGGTATGCAAGGGCTTCGAGCCGGGCACCCGGCGGCTTCCGCACCAACTCGTCGCCGAACTTCTGCCGGCGGGCGCCGAGACTGGCGTGCTGTCGGGCCCGAGCTTTGCCCAGGAGGTGGCGCACGGCTATCCCACCGCGCTCACCCTGGCGTCGGCAGACATTGCGCTGGCGCAGCGGCTCGCCGAGGCGCTGTCCGGAAACCGCCTGCGACTTTACGCGCACGACGACGTCGTCGGAGTCGAGATCGGGGGCGCGCTGAAGAACGTCATGGCGATCGCCGCGGGCATCTGCGACGGACTCAATTTCGGCCACAACGCGCGCGCCGCGCTGATCACGCGCGGACTCGCCGAAATGACCCGGCTCGGGGTCGACTCCGGCGGCCGATTCGAAACCTTCATGGGGCTGTCCGGCCTCGGCGATCTCATCCTCACGACCACGGGCGATCTCTCGCGCAATCGTCAGGTCGGCCTGCGCGTCGCCAAGGGGCAGCCGCTCGACCGCATCCTCGACGAACTCGGCCACGTCGCCGAAGGCGTCACGACCGCACGCGAGGTCGCCGCGCTGGCGGCCGAGCGCGGCGTGGAGATGCCGATCGCGCGCATGGTCTGCCGCATCCTGTTCGAGGGCCTGCCCGCGAGCGAAGCCGTCGACTCGCTGCTCAACCGCGAAATCCGCTCGGAATTCTAG
- a CDS encoding methyl-accepting chemotaxis protein has protein sequence MRVNLPVTNHAYELSEGDTLVSKTDREGVIVYANPAFVEASGYTEAELIGQPHNLVRHPDMPPEAFADLWSTLQAGLPWTGLVKNRRKNGDFYWVQANVTPVREDGVLSGFLSVRTRPTREQIAEAEQLYRQLREGSPKRLEIRRGVVSRGGLVGRLLAFRRIPVNTRILLSTAIGATLMLAGGVFGWYETSALARAAGVDSVIPTVVAAAGAVGAVLTLLFGYFISRTILRPLDRALGVARAIAGGDLSHRFEVTAWEETGQLMLALQQMTANMVAVLSDIGSNVGSIRVATGEIAAGNADLAGRTESQASNLEQTAASMEELTGTVKQNAEHARHANQLADAATDIAVKGGGVVNQVVDTMTSIKASSARISDIISVIDGIAFQTNILALNAAVEAARAGEQGRGFAVVATEVRHLAQRSTLAAREIKDLIGDSVEKVEQGAKLVDQAGEAMDDIVTSVELVAGIVGGIATASQEQHAGIEQVNEAVGQMDEITQQNAALVEEAAAAAQSLHEQADRLAQAVGVFSLGRGRARSQPAGTRPAPRLMPAASPQKRRGTAARAIGR, from the coding sequence ATGCGCGTCAATCTGCCCGTTACGAACCATGCCTACGAACTGAGCGAGGGCGACACGCTCGTTTCCAAGACCGATCGCGAGGGGGTGATCGTCTACGCCAACCCGGCGTTCGTCGAGGCGAGCGGCTACACCGAGGCGGAACTCATCGGCCAGCCGCACAACCTCGTTCGCCACCCGGACATGCCGCCGGAGGCCTTTGCCGACCTCTGGTCAACCCTGCAGGCGGGGCTGCCGTGGACCGGGCTCGTGAAGAACCGGCGCAAGAACGGCGATTTCTACTGGGTCCAGGCGAACGTCACTCCGGTCCGCGAAGATGGCGTTCTGAGCGGCTTCCTGTCGGTACGCACCAGACCGACCCGCGAACAGATCGCCGAGGCGGAGCAGCTGTATCGGCAGTTGCGCGAAGGGTCGCCGAAGCGCCTCGAAATCCGCCGTGGCGTCGTGTCACGCGGCGGCCTGGTCGGTCGTCTGCTGGCGTTCCGCCGCATCCCGGTCAATACGCGCATCCTGCTGAGCACCGCAATCGGCGCGACGCTGATGCTCGCGGGCGGGGTGTTCGGCTGGTACGAGACGAGCGCGCTCGCCCGCGCCGCCGGCGTCGACAGCGTCATCCCGACCGTCGTGGCGGCTGCCGGCGCGGTCGGTGCCGTGCTGACGCTGCTGTTCGGCTACTTCATTTCGCGCACGATCCTGCGCCCGCTCGACCGCGCGCTGGGTGTCGCCCGTGCGATCGCGGGCGGTGACCTGTCGCACCGCTTCGAAGTGACGGCGTGGGAGGAAACCGGGCAACTGATGCTCGCGCTGCAGCAGATGACGGCGAACATGGTCGCCGTGCTGAGCGACATCGGTTCCAACGTCGGCAGTATTCGTGTCGCAACGGGCGAGATCGCGGCCGGTAACGCGGATCTGGCAGGACGGACCGAATCGCAGGCGTCGAATCTGGAACAGACCGCGGCGTCGATGGAGGAACTCACGGGTACGGTCAAGCAGAACGCCGAGCACGCGCGCCACGCCAACCAGCTCGCCGACGCGGCGACCGATATCGCAGTCAAGGGCGGCGGCGTCGTCAATCAGGTCGTCGACACGATGACGTCGATCAAGGCGAGTTCGGCGCGCATCTCCGACATCATCAGCGTCATCGACGGGATCGCGTTCCAGACCAACATCCTCGCCCTGAACGCGGCGGTCGAGGCGGCGCGCGCCGGCGAGCAGGGGCGGGGCTTCGCCGTCGTCGCCACCGAGGTCAGGCATCTCGCGCAGCGCTCGACGCTCGCCGCGCGGGAAATCAAGGACCTGATCGGCGACTCGGTCGAAAAAGTTGAGCAGGGCGCCAAACTCGTCGACCAGGCCGGGGAGGCGATGGACGATATCGTCACCTCGGTCGAACTCGTCGCCGGGATCGTCGGCGGCATCGCGACCGCGAGCCAGGAGCAGCACGCGGGCATCGAGCAGGTCAACGAGGCGGTCGGGCAGATGGACGAAATCACGCAGCAAAACGCGGCGCTCGTCGAGGAGGCGGCCGCCGCCGCGCAAAGCCTGCACGAACAGGCAGACCGGCTCGCTCAGGCTGTCGGGGTGTTCAGCCTCGGGCGAGGGCGCGCGCGCTCCCAGCCGGCAGGAACGCGCCCCGCGCCGCGGCTGATGCCGGCCGCGTCACCTCAGAAGCGTCGCGGCACCGCCGCGCGGGCAATCGGCCGCTGA
- a CDS encoding tRNA (cytidine(34)-2'-O)-methyltransferase, with translation MFDIVLYQPEIPPNTGNLIRLAANTGARLHLVEPLGFDLSDKQLVRAGLDYHDMASVHVHADWTAVQEALAGRRWFALTTRGSRSYASVAFEAGDVLLFGPESRGLPADLLAHFDVDQRLRLPMLPGSRSLNLSNAVSVVVFEAWRQNGFAGGG, from the coding sequence ATGTTTGACATTGTTTTATATCAGCCCGAAATCCCGCCCAATACCGGCAATCTGATCCGCCTCGCCGCCAACACCGGCGCGCGCCTGCACCTCGTCGAGCCGCTCGGCTTCGACCTGTCGGACAAGCAGCTTGTACGCGCCGGGCTCGACTATCACGACATGGCAAGCGTCCACGTGCATGCCGACTGGACCGCGGTGCAGGAGGCCCTCGCCGGCCGGCGCTGGTTCGCGCTCACGACCCGGGGCAGTCGCAGCTATGCGAGCGTGGCGTTCGAGGCCGGCGACGTGCTGCTGTTCGGCCCCGAGTCCCGCGGCCTGCCGGCCGACCTGCTCGCGCATTTCGACGTCGACCAACGGCTGCGTCTGCCGATGCTGCCGGGTTCGCGCAGCCTCAATCTTTCCAACGCGGTCAGCGTCGTGGTGTTCGAGGCTTGGCGGCAGAACGGGTTTGCCGGCGGGGGGTGA
- the gshA gene encoding glutamate--cysteine ligase, protein MVPYLTTALTGPLLELEKRLLDAQPTIEHWFRQQWKEQAAPFYTSVDIRNAGFKLAPVDTNLFPGGFNNLNPSFMSLSIHAAMGAVEKICPDAQRLLLIPENHTRNSFYLQNVAVLAHILRQTGLIVRIGTLIPDITEPTTLQLPGGAQLTLEPLVRTGDRIGLDGFDPCAVLLNNDLSAGAPEILKGIEQTIMPPLHAGWATRRKSRHFRAYENVAIEFARLIDIDPWLIDPYFTHCGKIDFQARQGEDCLAEKVGQMLEKIRAKYDEYGIDQPPFVIVKADAGTYGMGIMTVKSPDDVRELNRKQRNKMAVIKEGLEVSEVLIQEGVYTFESINEAVAEPVVYMLDHFVVGGFYRVHTGRGADENLNSPGMHFVPLAFDDTCVMPDSNASPDASPNRFYAYGVVARLAMLAASIELDEALNETA, encoded by the coding sequence ATGGTTCCTTACCTCACGACCGCCCTCACCGGGCCCTTGCTGGAACTCGAAAAACGCCTGCTCGACGCGCAGCCGACGATCGAGCACTGGTTCCGCCAGCAATGGAAGGAGCAGGCCGCGCCCTTCTATACCTCGGTCGACATCCGCAACGCGGGCTTCAAGCTCGCGCCCGTCGACACCAATCTCTTTCCAGGCGGCTTCAACAATCTCAACCCGTCGTTCATGTCGCTGTCGATCCATGCGGCGATGGGTGCCGTCGAAAAGATCTGCCCCGACGCGCAGCGCCTGCTGCTGATCCCCGAGAATCACACGCGCAACAGCTTCTATCTGCAAAACGTCGCCGTGCTCGCGCACATCCTGCGCCAGACCGGGCTCATCGTGCGTATCGGCACGCTGATTCCGGACATCACCGAGCCGACCACGCTGCAGCTTCCGGGCGGCGCGCAGCTGACGCTCGAGCCGCTGGTGCGCACGGGCGACCGCATCGGCCTCGACGGCTTCGATCCCTGCGCGGTATTGCTCAACAACGACCTCTCCGCGGGCGCGCCCGAGATTCTCAAGGGCATCGAACAGACGATCATGCCGCCTTTACACGCGGGCTGGGCGACGCGCCGCAAGTCGCGACATTTCAGGGCCTACGAAAACGTCGCCATCGAGTTCGCGCGCCTGATCGACATCGACCCCTGGCTGATCGACCCCTATTTCACGCATTGCGGCAAGATCGATTTCCAGGCGCGCCAGGGCGAGGACTGCCTCGCGGAGAAAGTCGGGCAGATGCTCGAGAAAATCCGCGCCAAGTACGACGAATACGGCATCGACCAGCCGCCCTTCGTCATCGTCAAGGCCGACGCCGGCACCTACGGCATGGGCATCATGACCGTGAAGTCGCCCGATGACGTGCGCGAACTCAACCGCAAGCAGCGCAACAAGATGGCCGTCATCAAGGAAGGGCTCGAAGTCAGCGAGGTCCTGATCCAGGAAGGCGTCTACACCTTCGAGAGCATCAACGAAGCGGTTGCCGAACCGGTCGTCTACATGCTCGACCATTTCGTCGTCGGCGGTTTCTATCGCGTCCACACCGGACGCGGCGCCGACGAGAACCTCAACAGCCCGGGCATGCATTTCGTGCCGCTCGCGTTCGACGACACCTGCGTGATGCCCGACAGCAACGCGAGCCCCGACGCCAGCCCCAACCGCTTCTACGCCTACGGCGTCGTCGCGCGCCTGGCGATGCTCGCCGCCTCGATCGAACTCGACGAAGCCTTGAACGAGACGGCATGA
- the gshB gene encoding glutathione synthase, whose protein sequence is MKLLFVVDPLASLKPYKDSSVAMMRAACARGHAVFAAEARALLVRDGVARSRADAVETRGDDDWYRVTETREFALTDFDAVVMRADPPVDVDYLLATHLLGVAETNGARVLNRPRALRDFNEKLAILEFPQFVAPTLVSADATEIAHFLAAHADIIVKPLTEMGGSGVFRLGVSDPNRNAILETLTRRGSRPIMAQRYLPAISEGDKRILLIDGEVVPWALARIPLTGETRGNLAAGGTARAQPLSERDREIAETIAPWVRSQGIFLAGLDVIGDCLTEINVTSPTGFQEITAQSGHDVADQFIAAIERATRPE, encoded by the coding sequence ATGAAGCTGCTGTTCGTCGTCGATCCGCTGGCGAGCCTCAAGCCGTACAAGGACAGTTCGGTCGCGATGATGCGCGCGGCCTGTGCGCGCGGCCACGCCGTGTTCGCGGCCGAAGCACGCGCGCTGCTGGTGCGCGACGGAGTCGCGCGGTCGCGCGCCGACGCCGTCGAGACGCGCGGCGACGACGATTGGTATCGCGTGACCGAAACGCGCGAATTCGCGCTCACGGATTTCGATGCCGTTGTGATGCGCGCCGACCCGCCGGTCGACGTCGACTACCTGCTCGCGACCCACCTGCTCGGCGTCGCCGAGACCAACGGCGCGCGCGTGCTGAACCGGCCGCGCGCGCTGCGCGACTTCAACGAAAAACTCGCCATCCTCGAGTTTCCGCAATTTGTCGCCCCGACGCTGGTTTCGGCCGACGCGACAGAAATCGCCCACTTCCTCGCCGCCCACGCCGACATCATCGTCAAGCCGCTCACCGAGATGGGCGGCAGCGGCGTCTTCCGCCTCGGCGTTTCCGACCCGAACCGCAACGCCATCCTCGAAACGCTCACCCGACGCGGCAGCCGGCCGATCATGGCGCAGCGTTATCTGCCGGCGATCAGCGAAGGCGACAAGCGCATCCTGCTGATCGACGGCGAGGTGGTGCCGTGGGCCCTCGCGCGGATTCCGCTGACGGGCGAGACGCGCGGCAATCTCGCCGCGGGCGGCACGGCGCGTGCCCAGCCGCTTTCGGAACGCGACCGCGAGATCGCCGAGACGATCGCGCCCTGGGTGCGCTCGCAAGGCATCTTCCTCGCCGGCCTCGACGTGATCGGCGACTGCCTCACCGAAATCAACGTCACGAGCCCGACCGGCTTTCAGGAAATCACGGCGCAGAGCGGCCACGACGTCGCGGACCAGTTCATCGCCGCGATCGAGCGTGCCACGCGTCCGGAATAA
- a CDS encoding GFA family protein produces MTSILGTCLCGQIEFRVSGPFPGLYQCHCSLCRKASGSAANAALIVRHENFSWTRGREHVRSYQAATYRSDFCSRCGSPVPNPLADRPVYWVPAGSLEDHAGLYVAAHLHMASKAGWDVIAPTGAQYRDAPDLDGLIDMLHAHGRNRA; encoded by the coding sequence GTGACCAGCATCCTCGGCACCTGCCTGTGCGGCCAGATCGAATTCAGGGTATCCGGCCCGTTTCCCGGGCTCTATCAATGTCATTGCTCCCTGTGCAGAAAGGCGAGCGGCTCGGCTGCCAACGCTGCGCTCATCGTACGGCACGAAAACTTTTCGTGGACCCGCGGCCGCGAACACGTCCGCTCTTATCAAGCCGCGACTTACCGCTCGGATTTCTGTTCGCGCTGCGGCAGCCCCGTCCCCAACCCGCTTGCGGACAGACCGGTGTATTGGGTGCCCGCGGGGTCGCTCGAGGATCACGCCGGTCTGTACGTCGCCGCCCATCTCCACATGGCGTCGAAAGCAGGCTGGGACGTGATCGCGCCGACGGGTGCTCAATACCGCGATGCTCCCGATCTCGACGGCCTGATCGACATGCTTCACGCACATGGCCGGAACCGGGCTTGA
- a CDS encoding FAD:protein FMN transferase → MSPSPYIRLARHALWLLLVWALAACSPPPPLHQQQSYVFGTLVDVTVYGAPEAQAREATAAVLARFDALHRELHAWQPSALSRLNATLARGESAAVTPELAAMLHDARELSIRSQHLFNPAIGGLVALWGFHADVPQRRVPDPAAIAGWVKARPRMSDLVIANNTVTTSNRAVQLDLGGYAKGRALDDAVAILKAHGIANALVNIGGNVIALGAHGERPWRVGIQHPREPGTLATLDLHDGEAIGTSGDYQRYFEIGGRRYSHLIDPRTGRPATGMQAVTVLFGGARAGTLSDALSKPLFIDGPAHLAENAARLGVRNYLAVDAAGKTHVSPDLAPRLR, encoded by the coding sequence ATGAGCCCCTCCCCGTATATCCGGCTCGCACGCCACGCCCTCTGGCTGCTTCTGGTGTGGGCGCTCGCCGCGTGCAGCCCGCCTCCTCCGCTGCATCAGCAGCAGTCCTACGTCTTCGGAACGCTGGTCGACGTCACCGTTTACGGCGCTCCCGAGGCGCAGGCGCGCGAGGCGACCGCAGCGGTTCTCGCACGCTTCGACGCGCTCCACCGCGAACTTCACGCCTGGCAGCCGAGCGCACTATCGCGACTCAATGCCACGCTTGCGCGCGGCGAGTCCGCGGCCGTGACTCCGGAACTCGCCGCGATGCTGCACGACGCCCGCGAGCTGTCGATCCGCTCGCAGCACCTCTTCAACCCGGCCATCGGCGGCCTGGTCGCGCTGTGGGGTTTCCACGCCGACGTTCCGCAGCGGCGCGTGCCCGATCCGGCGGCGATCGCCGGCTGGGTCAAGGCCCGGCCGCGCATGTCGGACCTCGTCATCGCCAACAACACGGTCACCACCTCCAACCGCGCCGTGCAGCTCGATCTCGGCGGCTACGCGAAGGGCCGCGCTCTCGACGACGCGGTCGCAATTCTGAAGGCGCACGGCATCGCCAACGCGCTCGTCAACATCGGCGGCAACGTGATCGCGCTCGGGGCCCACGGCGAGCGGCCGTGGCGCGTGGGTATCCAGCACCCGCGCGAGCCGGGCACGCTCGCGACGCTCGACCTCCACGACGGCGAGGCGATCGGCACCTCGGGCGATTACCAGCGCTACTTCGAGATCGGCGGGCGCCGCTACAGCCACCTCATCGATCCGCGCACCGGCCGGCCGGCGACCGGAATGCAGGCCGTCACCGTGCTCTTCGGCGGAGCGCGCGCGGGAACGCTTTCCGACGCGCTGTCGAAGCCGCTCTTCATCGACGGCCCCGCGCACCTCGCCGAAAACGCGGCGCGGCTCGGCGTGCGCAACTACCTCGCCGTCGACGCCGCCGGCAAAACCCACGTCTCACCTGACCTCGCTCCCCGCCTTCGCTAG